The genomic segment TCAGGTAGATGGTCAGGGGATTCACGCCGATCCACATGAAGGGGGCGGTCCACCAGCGTATCTGCCAGACGTCCACGACGAGGTAGAAGAGCCCGAGCAGCACGAGGCTCCAACCGCCGGCTACCAGCACGTAGGAGGAGGTCCAAATCTTCTTGATCACGGGGAACTGGAGGCCCCACAAGTGGCCGAGGGACACCAGCACCGCGCCGACGGCCATGAACAGGACCGCCTTCCGCGCGGGGGAATGCTTTTCGGACTTGAGAAACAGCGCGGCGAGCACGCCCATCAGGGCGCTGGCGACGGCGGGGAAAGTGCTCAGCATCCCCTCGGGGTCCCAGGTGCCGTCGTTCTTGCGCCCTGGGAGCCACCAGGCGTCCAGCAGGTTCGCCCAGTTCTCCTCCGGGGCAAACGAGACCGTCTCCCGGCCGGGGATGGGGACAAAGCAGAGCAGCGCCCAGTAGCCGGCGAGGAGGGCAACGGCCACGCCCAGCATCCCGCGCCAGCCCAGGTGGCAGAAGAGCAGCCCCGCGAAGAGATAGCACAGGGCCAGCCGCTGGAGCACGCCCATCCACCGCGCGTCGCCCGGCGCCACGCCGCCGGAATACAGCACGCCCAGCAGGAACATGATCACAAAACGCTTCAGGATGCGGCGGTAGGCGCCGCGCCGCCCGTCGGTGGCGAGAATGCGCTCCAGCGAAAAGACGACCGACATGCCGACAACGAAGACAAACAGCGGGAAGATCAGGTCGTGGAAATGGAAGCCCTCCCAGGGCACATGCTTCATCTGGGGCTCAATCCACCCCTTGACCGGGTCGCCGAGCATGCGCAGCACCCCCAGCATGAACCCGGTGCCGCCGGTGATCCAGAACATGTCAAACCCGCGCAGCACGTCCACGCTGAGCATCCGCCCGCCGGTCTTGGTCTCTTCCGCAGCCATGAAACCTTCCTTCACCGTCCCGAACACCGCCGCGCCGCCCTACTCCGCGAAGCGCCGCGGCATTGTACGCCCCAAACAGCCCGCAGCACCAGTGGAGGTGGGACGCGGGGCGATTCCGACAAGAGATTGCCGCGTCGGCCGGGGCGGCCGACTCGCAATGACGGGTTAAGCGGCGGTCCCGCACTGAACCGGCGTTCAATGCGTCATGGCGAGCCCCTGACCGCCCGGGGGCGG from the Candidatus Hydrogenedentota bacterium genome contains:
- a CDS encoding DUF5009 domain-containing protein; translation: MAAEETKTGGRMLSVDVLRGFDMFWITGGTGFMLGVLRMLGDPVKGWIEPQMKHVPWEGFHFHDLIFPLFVFVVGMSVVFSLERILATDGRRGAYRRILKRFVIMFLLGVLYSGGVAPGDARWMGVLQRLALCYLFAGLLFCHLGWRGMLGVAVALLAGYWALLCFVPIPGRETVSFAPEENWANLLDAWWLPGRKNDGTWDPEGMLSTFPAVASALMGVLAALFLKSEKHSPARKAVLFMAVGAVLVSLGHLWGLQFPVIKKIWTSSYVLVAGGWSLVLLGLFYLVVDVWQIRWWTAPFMWIGVNPLTIYLIRNFMDFNEFAERFVGGNIALAVGEDWAYFLQMTVSVAFTFLVVWYLNRRKIYLRI